In one window of Falco cherrug isolate bFalChe1 chromosome 10, bFalChe1.pri, whole genome shotgun sequence DNA:
- the MMP9 gene encoding matrix metalloproteinase-9 — protein MALILLGPLAVGLLAISCCAAPLQSKPQMVVTFPGELVSTLSDLELAESYLLRFGYTTEREARTGSKHVSLAKALRKMQKQLGLEETGELDAGTLEAMRAPRCGVPDVGSFLTFEGDLKWDHMDLTYRVVNYSPDLDPAVIDDAFKRAFKVWSDVTPLTFTQIYSGEADIMIMFGSQEHGDGYPFDGKDGLLAHAFPPGRGIQGDAHFDDDELWTLGTGLVVKTRHGNANGANCHFPFTFEGRSYSRCITEGRTDGLPWCATTTSYDRDKKYGFCPSELLYTNGGNSNGSPCVFPFVFDGTSYNTCTTDGRSDGYRWCATTANFDQDKKYGFCPNRDTAVIGGNSQGDPCVFPFTFLGQSYSTCTSEGRQDGKLWCATTSNYDTDKKWGFCPDRGYSIFLVAAHEFGHSLGLDHSSVREALMYPMYSYVQDFQLDPDDVRGIQYLYGRGSGPEPTAPAPVPTKEPQPMPTEAGSTSTTEEEEETPEPTTEPIPVDPSWDACMEKNFDAITEINGELHFFKDGRYWTRSSFWKSGIEGAFSITDTWPGLPAVIDAAFQDVLTKRVFFFAGRQFWVFSGKSVLGPRGIEKLGIGKEAGRISGALQRGRGKVLLFSGESYWRLDVKVQRVDKGYPRATEDVFTGVPLDARNVFFYQDKYHFCRGSFYWRMTPRYQVDRVGYIKYDILQCPQH, from the exons ATGGCACTCATCCTCCTGGGCCCACTTGCTGTGGGGCTGCTAGCCATCTCCTGCTGCGCAGCCCCTCTCCAGAGCAAGCCACAGATGGTTGTCAccttccctggggagctggtCAGCACCCTGTCGGACCTGGAGCTGGCGGAG AGCTACCTGCTGCGGTTCGGTTACACCACAGAGCGGGAGGCAAGGACAGGCAGCAAACACGTGTCCCTGGCCAAGGCTCTGCGCaagatgcagaagcagctgggCCTGGAGGAGACAGGAGAGCTGGACGCTGGCACACTGGAGGCCATGCGAGCACCTCGCTGCGGCGTCCCCGACGTGGGATCCTTCCTCACCTTTGAGGGGGACCTCAAGTGGGACCACATGGACCTGACTTACCG GGTGGTGAACTACTCCCCTGACCTGGACCCTGCCGTGATTGATGATGCCTTCAAGCGAGCGTTTAAAGTGTGGAGCGACGTGACTCCCCTCACCTTCACCCAGATATACAGCGGCGAGGCAGACATCATGATCATGTTCGGCAGCCAAG AGCATGGGGACGGGTACCCCTTTGATGGCAAGGACGGGCTCTTAGCCCATGCTTTTCCCCCGGGACGTGGCATCCAGGGTGATGCTCACTTTGATGATGATGAGCTCTGGACACTGGGAACTGGCTTAG TGGTGAAGACCCGCCATGGGAACGCAAATGGTGCCAACTGCCACTTCCCCTTCACCTTCGAGGGCCGCTCCTACTCCCGGTGCATCACGGAGGGGCGCACGGATGGGCTGCCCTGGTgcgccaccaccaccagctaCGACCGGGACAAGAAATACGGCTTCTGCCCCAGCGAAC TTCTCTACACCAACGGAGGCAACAGCAATGGGTCTCCCTGTGTCTTCCCCTTTGTCTTTGATGGCACCTCCTACAACACCTGCACCACGGATGGGCGCTCCGATGGCTACCGCTGGTGTGCCACCACTGCCAACTTTGACCAGGACAAGAAATACGGCTTCTGCCCCAACCGAG ACACGGCGGTGATCGGCGGCAACTCCCAGGGGGACCCGTGCGTCTTCCCCTTCACCTTCCTGGGGCAGTCCTACAGCACCTGCACCAGTGAGGGCAGGCAGGACGGCAAACTCTGGTGTGCCACCACCAGCAACTATGACACTGACAAGAAGTGGGGCTTCTGCCCTGACAGAG GTTACAGCATCTTCCTGGTGGCTGCCCACGAGTTTGGGCACTCGCTGGGGCTGGATCACTCCAGTGTGCGTGAGGCTCTGATGTACCCCATGTACAGCTATGTTCAGGACTTTCAGCTGGACCCAGATGATGTCCGGGGCATCCAGTATCTCTATG GTCGTGGCTCTGGCCCTGAGCCCACTGCCCCTGCACCTGTGCCCACCAAGGAGCCCCAGCCCATGCCCACGGAGGCTGGCAGCACCTCCACCaccgaggaggaggaggaaacacCAGAGCCCACGACTGAGCCCATTCCTGTGGACCCCAGCTGGGATGCCTGCATGGAGAAGAACTTCGACGCTATCACAGAGATCAATGGGGAGCTGCATTTCTTCAAGGATgg GAGATACTGGACCCGCTCATCCTTCTGGAAGTCAGGCATCGAGGGTGCCTTCTCCATTACAGACACCTGGCCTGGCCTCCCGGCTGTCATCGATGCCGCTTTCCAGGATGTGCTCACCAAAAGGGTCTTCTTCTTTGCTG GTCGGCAGTTCTGGGTATTTTCTGGCAAGAGTGTGCTGGGCCCCCGGGGGATTGAGAAGCTGGGCATCGGGAAGGAAGCCGGCCGCATCTCCGGGGCCCTGCAGCGGGGCCGCGGCAAAGTGCTGCTCTTCAGTGGGGAGAGCTACTGGCG GCTGGACGTGAAGGTCCAGAGGGTGGACAAGGGCTACCCTCGTGCCACCGAAGATGTCTTTACCGGCGTCCCCCTTGACGCACGCAATGTCTTCTTCTACCAAG aCAAGTATCACTTCTGCCGGGGCAGCTTCTACTGGAGAATGACACCACGCTACCAGGTGGACCGGGTGGGCTACATCAAGTACGACATCCTGCAGtgtccccagcactga